A window of Bradyrhizobium sp. AZCC 1610 contains these coding sequences:
- a CDS encoding tripartite tricarboxylate transporter substrate-binding protein: MHCHLIYKWHKGVWRGFAAPKGLPKETATQYETAIKKVWDSAEFKEFMNRRGFDMIYLDSAGFAAFMNADNEDNGKALKSLGLAK, translated from the coding sequence GTGCACTGTCACCTAATTTACAAGTGGCACAAGGGTGTGTGGCGCGGCTTTGCGGCGCCCAAGGGCCTGCCGAAGGAGACTGCCACGCAGTACGAGACCGCGATCAAGAAGGTCTGGGACAGCGCGGAGTTCAAGGAGTTCATGAACAGGCGCGGCTTCGACATGATCTATCTGGACTCGGCTGGCTTCGCGGCGTTCATGAACGCGGACAACGAGGACAACGGCAAGGCGCTGAAGTCGCTCGGGCTGGCGAAGTGA